The following are encoded together in the candidate division WOR-3 bacterium genome:
- a CDS encoding TrkA family potassium uptake protein translates to MNDVANYKYFGIIGVGRFGFSIAESLVRNGSRVLALDKNEDSLAPLQNLVESVVIGDSTDQQTLMDSGFQYTDIVIISFSQELATSILTTMLLKEIGVKRIIAKARNFTHEKILRKIGADEVVLPEIDSGRRLANKLSSPGFQEIIEFTPGYSIVDVQAPKSFIGKTIRELQLRNNYNVNVLAVKKEDNTTNISPNPDTVFEKKDTVTLLGKDEDLKSFMRI, encoded by the coding sequence ATGAATGATGTGGCGAATTATAAGTATTTCGGAATAATAGGTGTCGGTAGATTCGGTTTTTCCATCGCTGAGAGTCTTGTGAGAAACGGGTCGAGAGTGCTTGCCCTTGACAAGAATGAAGACTCTCTCGCACCTCTTCAAAACCTGGTTGAATCCGTGGTAATAGGAGATTCAACAGACCAGCAAACACTGATGGACAGCGGTTTTCAATACACCGACATTGTCATAATCAGTTTCTCCCAGGAACTCGCGACCAGTATTCTGACCACGATGCTTTTAAAGGAAATTGGAGTGAAAAGGATCATTGCAAAAGCGAGAAATTTTACCCATGAAAAAATACTCAGAAAGATTGGGGCAGACGAAGTCGTCCTTCCTGAAATAGATTCAGGCAGAAGATTGGCCAACAAGTTGTCATCTCCCGGATTTCAGGAAATTATTGAATTCACTCCCGGTTATTCTATTGTTGACGTTCAGGCTCCCAAATCTTTCATCGGAAAGACAATCCGAGAGCTTCAACTGAGAAACAATTACAACGTCAACGTACTTGCTGTAAAAAAGGAAGATAACACGACCAATATATCTCCGAACCCTGATACTGTCTTCGAGAAAAAGGACACCGTTACTCTCCTGGGCAAAGACGAAGACCTTAAAAGTTTTATGAGGATATAG
- a CDS encoding response regulator, giving the protein MPLNNRVLVVDDEETLATFLSKIIENDPGLNCQVKTAFTGEEALEIIKSFRPDIVVCDIKLPKMNGIEVLAKAKTIDPEIYFVMMTGFTSIDSAIASLREGAYDYINKPFDTNEMKVVVKNALSQKKFKAEKELLLKELKERNETLEKQKLLLETNLNVRIAELNKLQKLSNLLSESFGISSLIKVIPQVLAMALDADGSFLAWFNEYENKLTVRNAFQADDMFPKGMNLDLSSPPFNEILKEKKSPTVVNNYRSTSGTTIPSLVLAQLLGADRPFGLVGIFYKNQPIDTDIKYTSLVSTAASIISLSIKNSQFFETIKKKDLEIISFVLSLTETFGLSKNIQQNIANISVDLGKKFNIEEKKLRQLRYATLFMLFGISIPGLSHIEQVIDKLIGLITNMDFLSESLSYIVFCQENFDGSGKNQIIGESIPHTSRILRIVSDFVLYMKRYTMDKSLSAVRNGSGTLYDPRIVEAFIGEVSEKKLSDRLYA; this is encoded by the coding sequence GTGCCACTAAACAACAGAGTTTTGGTTGTTGACGACGAAGAAACCCTCGCCACTTTTTTGTCAAAAATCATCGAAAACGACCCTGGTTTGAACTGCCAGGTAAAAACCGCTTTTACTGGCGAAGAAGCCCTTGAAATTATTAAATCTTTCAGGCCGGACATAGTTGTATGCGACATAAAGTTGCCAAAAATGAACGGTATTGAAGTGCTCGCAAAAGCCAAAACAATAGACCCTGAGATATATTTCGTCATGATGACCGGCTTCACATCGATAGATTCGGCTATAGCTTCGCTCAGGGAAGGCGCTTACGATTACATCAACAAACCTTTCGATACAAACGAGATGAAAGTAGTCGTGAAAAACGCTCTGTCGCAAAAAAAGTTTAAAGCCGAAAAAGAACTCCTGCTCAAAGAACTTAAAGAGAGAAATGAAACACTCGAAAAACAAAAGCTGCTGCTCGAGACAAACCTCAATGTCAGGATAGCGGAACTGAACAAGTTGCAAAAGCTTTCAAATCTTCTAAGTGAAAGTTTCGGAATATCTTCCTTGATAAAAGTCATACCTCAGGTTTTAGCCATGGCTCTCGACGCCGACGGCTCATTTCTCGCATGGTTCAACGAATACGAGAATAAATTGACCGTGAGAAACGCCTTTCAGGCAGACGATATGTTCCCCAAAGGCATGAATCTCGATTTATCTTCTCCCCCGTTCAACGAAATACTGAAAGAAAAAAAATCCCCCACAGTCGTCAACAATTATCGCTCTACATCAGGCACAACCATACCTTCTTTGGTTTTAGCGCAGCTCCTTGGAGCGGACAGACCTTTCGGCCTCGTCGGAATTTTCTACAAAAACCAACCGATCGACACAGACATAAAATACACTTCTCTCGTCTCAACCGCGGCGAGCATAATATCCCTTTCAATTAAAAACTCGCAGTTTTTTGAGACCATCAAGAAAAAAGATCTGGAAATAATCTCTTTTGTTCTCTCTTTGACAGAAACCTTCGGCCTGAGCAAGAACATACAGCAAAACATTGCCAACATCTCGGTGGATTTAGGCAAGAAATTCAACATTGAAGAAAAAAAATTAAGACAACTCCGCTACGCCACTCTTTTTATGCTTTTTGGAATATCAATCCCCGGGCTTTCGCATATAGAACAAGTTATAGACAAACTCATAGGATTGATTACCAACATGGATTTTCTCTCAGAATCCCTGTCTTACATCGTATTCTGTCAGGAAAATTTTGACGGTTCCGGAAAAAACCAAATCATCGGCGAATCCATTCCGCACACCAGCAGAATACTTCGAATAGTGTCTGATTTCGTTCTATATATGAAAAGATACACCATGGACAAATCCCTTTCGGCTGTGAGGAATGGATCAGGAACTCTTTATGATCCCAGAATAGTCGAAGCCTTCATTGGAGAGGTTTCCGAAAAAAAACTTTCAGACCGTCTTTATGCCTGA
- the amrB gene encoding AmmeMemoRadiSam system protein B — MPDKVRKPSASGQFYPSEKNSLNEILSTLFAGSGDSNGKYTAKGLILPHAGYIFSGKTTAKAVEKIDTNKHKKPTLIIFGPCHRFPSKGASVFKSGFWETPLGSVEIDKDISEALIQHSSLFDDEELPHMQEHSIEVQLPFFQYVFKNNFKIVPIAIGNQASDFCLEAGEKLKPFINSELILVASSDLYHGYSVSDCKKNDSEVIETIKKYDLNSLSRIADHGTESSQHAGCGIGPIITVMKALEDSKKEILLCNRTNSSESPYSSGGYVVGYASFFIR; from the coding sequence ATGCCTGATAAAGTCCGAAAACCATCGGCTTCAGGCCAATTCTACCCCTCTGAAAAAAATTCTCTTAACGAAATTCTCTCCACTCTTTTTGCCGGAAGCGGCGACTCGAATGGAAAATACACCGCAAAAGGGCTCATTTTACCACACGCGGGGTATATTTTCTCCGGAAAGACCACGGCTAAAGCGGTTGAGAAAATAGACACAAATAAACACAAAAAACCTACGCTGATAATTTTTGGTCCCTGTCACAGGTTTCCCTCAAAAGGAGCTTCCGTTTTCAAATCGGGATTTTGGGAAACTCCCCTCGGATCCGTTGAAATTGACAAAGACATATCCGAAGCTCTTATCCAACATAGTTCGCTTTTCGATGATGAGGAGCTTCCACATATGCAGGAGCACAGCATCGAAGTTCAACTGCCGTTTTTCCAATACGTTTTCAAAAACAATTTCAAAATAGTCCCTATAGCTATCGGAAACCAGGCGTCCGATTTCTGCCTCGAAGCTGGCGAAAAGCTGAAACCTTTCATCAACAGCGAATTGATACTTGTCGCCAGCAGCGACCTATACCATGGATATTCAGTTTCGGATTGCAAAAAAAACGATTCCGAAGTCATTGAGACAATAAAAAAATACGACTTGAACTCGTTGTCCAGAATAGCCGACCACGGCACCGAATCATCCCAACACGCCGGATGCGGAATAGGACCCATCATTACCGTCATGAAAGCTCTCGAAGATTCTAAAAAAGAGATCCTGCTTTGTAATCGCACAAATTCATCGGAATCGCCTTATTCCTCCGGCGGTTACGTCGTTGGATACGCTTCATTCTTCATAAGATGA
- the amrA gene encoding AmmeMemoRadiSam system protein A yields the protein MKDDSREFLDEKEKSTLLRSARQTLIASAKGDKRPQPSEPFGKLTQKRGIFVTLHKREELRGCIGFLTGVKPLFQAVVEMAWAASREDPRFFPVSETEIKEIEIEISVLTPLEKISDIENITVGEDGLIVKKGFWQGLLLPQVATEWGWDRETFLDHTCVKAGLSKGCWKSPDVEIFSFKAQVFSESDL from the coding sequence ATGAAAGACGACAGCAGGGAGTTTCTCGATGAAAAGGAAAAATCAACCCTTCTGCGATCAGCGAGACAGACGCTGATCGCCTCAGCTAAAGGCGACAAAAGACCCCAACCATCAGAGCCTTTCGGAAAGTTAACCCAAAAAAGAGGTATATTCGTAACTCTCCACAAAAGAGAAGAGCTAAGGGGATGCATAGGGTTTTTGACGGGTGTCAAACCATTGTTTCAAGCAGTGGTGGAAATGGCCTGGGCTGCCTCCCGCGAAGATCCGAGATTCTTTCCCGTTTCGGAGACCGAAATCAAAGAAATTGAAATTGAAATATCCGTTCTGACTCCTTTGGAAAAAATCAGCGATATTGAAAACATCACAGTCGGAGAAGATGGATTGATAGTAAAAAAGGGTTTTTGGCAAGGACTCCTGCTCCCCCAAGTCGCTACAGAATGGGGCTGGGACAGAGAAACTTTTCTAGATCATACTTGCGTAAAAGCTGGACTATCCAAGGGATGCTGGAAATCCCCGGATGTAGAAATATTCAGTTTCAAAGCCCAGGTTTTCAGCGAATCAGATCTTTGA
- a CDS encoding SIMPL domain-containing protein codes for MKTITAGILVLTLASFLYSQDVQNQRTITVTGNSQIDVAPDEAIITFGIETEGENLRSAKNQNDLILKNLIDVLENYGVQQRDIQANYFSVEPMYDYYETQTLLGYYFRKTIVVTIRDMSKLDELIGLALEADVNYIHGIDFHTSRLLELKNEARVQALKAAKEKAELLARELGCQIGEAVYVYENQSSFWTWNTAYSWGMNWASNSTNYAYYGEDTNSDISPVAPGQVSVYSSISVSFEIR; via the coding sequence ATGAAAACCATCACAGCCGGAATTTTAGTTTTGACTTTGGCCTCGTTTCTCTATTCACAGGATGTTCAAAACCAGAGGACTATAACCGTAACGGGCAATTCTCAGATTGACGTCGCTCCGGACGAGGCGATAATAACATTCGGAATTGAGACTGAAGGGGAGAATCTGAGATCTGCCAAGAATCAAAATGATTTGATATTAAAGAATTTGATTGATGTCCTTGAAAATTACGGTGTCCAACAGAGAGACATTCAAGCAAACTATTTCAGCGTTGAACCCATGTACGACTATTACGAAACTCAGACTTTGCTGGGTTACTACTTCCGAAAGACAATTGTGGTAACCATTAGGGATATGTCAAAACTCGACGAATTAATCGGATTGGCGCTTGAAGCCGACGTGAATTACATCCATGGTATAGATTTCCATACCTCCAGATTGCTCGAATTGAAAAATGAAGCAAGGGTACAAGCTTTGAAGGCGGCGAAAGAAAAGGCTGAACTCTTAGCAAGAGAACTTGGTTGTCAGATAGGAGAAGCCGTTTACGTATATGAAAATCAGTCGAGTTTTTGGACTTGGAACACTGCTTATTCATGGGGGATGAATTGGGCGTCAAATTCAACGAACTACGCTTATTACGGAGAGGACACGAACTCGGATATCAGTCCGGTGGCTCCGGGACAGGTCAGCGTATATTCCAGCATATCTGTTTCTTTTGAAATAAGATGA
- a CDS encoding pyridoxal phosphate-dependent aminotransferase, which produces MIDFDGIIERRGTLSYKWDFAEKFFGEPDLLPLWVADMDLTCCQDIVISLKERASHPIYGYTLRPENHFRSIQKWMRKRHGLDVSEDCYIHSPSVLTSLGLCIREFSELGDGVIIQPPVYKPFFDVIQLNRRKTLLNHLVRDQSGRYTPDIEGFSKLCRSGAKIFILCSPHNPVGRVWTSKELQEMGQICLENGVLVLSDEIHGDLVYEGFKHIPFAALSKDFSMNSLTMLSPAKTFNVAGLHESAIMTENKSLRDRIASQIFSLGLYTSNAFGALTFRSVYSQGDEWYENLMIYLSENRKKVIEFFDSEIEGVSMHPPEATYLAWIDFEGTGFSEEELDFLLVKQAGVALEQGIKFSPNCAEFKRLNFGLTKMILETALERIKTAFKKERR; this is translated from the coding sequence GTGATCGATTTCGACGGTATCATAGAAAGAAGAGGCACCCTCTCCTACAAATGGGATTTTGCTGAAAAATTTTTTGGAGAACCTGACCTCCTGCCTTTGTGGGTGGCGGATATGGACTTGACATGTTGCCAGGATATTGTCATCTCTTTAAAAGAGAGAGCCTCCCATCCGATTTACGGATATACACTCAGGCCCGAAAATCACTTTAGATCAATTCAAAAGTGGATGAGAAAAAGGCACGGACTTGATGTATCTGAAGACTGCTATATTCACAGTCCCTCTGTTTTGACGTCTTTGGGACTTTGCATAAGGGAATTTTCCGAATTAGGTGACGGCGTCATAATTCAGCCTCCGGTATACAAGCCTTTTTTTGATGTAATACAGTTGAACCGCAGGAAAACTCTTCTCAACCATCTTGTCAGGGATCAAAGTGGCAGATACACACCCGACATTGAAGGTTTCAGTAAACTTTGTAGAAGCGGAGCAAAAATCTTTATCTTGTGTAGCCCTCACAATCCAGTGGGAAGAGTATGGACCTCAAAAGAGCTGCAAGAGATGGGTCAGATTTGCCTGGAGAACGGGGTTTTGGTCTTGTCCGACGAGATACACGGAGATCTCGTATATGAAGGTTTCAAGCATATTCCTTTTGCTGCTCTATCCAAAGATTTCTCTATGAATTCTCTGACCATGCTGTCGCCGGCGAAAACTTTCAACGTAGCGGGTCTTCATGAGTCTGCGATCATGACAGAGAACAAATCCCTCAGAGATAGAATCGCTTCTCAGATATTTTCTCTTGGACTCTATACTTCAAACGCTTTTGGAGCTTTGACGTTTCGATCAGTTTATTCTCAAGGGGATGAATGGTACGAAAATCTTATGATCTATCTGTCTGAAAACAGAAAAAAGGTGATAGAATTTTTCGATTCTGAAATTGAAGGCGTTTCGATGCATCCTCCGGAAGCGACTTATCTGGCATGGATTGATTTTGAAGGCACGGGTTTTTCAGAGGAAGAGTTGGATTTTTTACTTGTCAAACAAGCAGGAGTGGCTCTTGAGCAGGGAATAAAATTCAGCCCAAACTGCGCTGAATTTAAAAGATTGAACTTTGGTCTTACAAAAATGATATTGGAAACGGCTTTGGAAAGAATCAAAACAGCTTTTAAAAAGGAGAGAAGATGA
- the sppA gene encoding signal peptide peptidase SppA — MIFNLLLVAFSLFGENYYIPFTAVPDGPDAGLINPAGLSVQHGTSLRFDIVNTDSAVKFYGDFYLRAGNFSAGCSWGEIGDAYHISFGNDVFKGNTLMAGTTFRHHNGENHLDVGFLSRPLKWISLGIKLEDVFSTQRQYDTRYLLGGAIRPFGGNERFTLSGGVVYEKDADFDSLPYSAGVMVEPVKGLRVSASIDRDERISLGIETSFGKTTFGTAQMLDDENRIHSGISFIRLDSRHQYSLVPEPRPNLILDLGREYPEDPMSLFFFSPKKQRFWTLVESLRKGLEIQPPSCMVLHLDGYTLDIAQTQEIIELVSMYKNRGTQVIAYARNFDDLSYYMACAADKIYIYPEGYMQVNGFGVALPFLARGFDKYGIVADVQYIGEYKSAGEIFVNDSMSDPCREQFAEIINDNWDCYRSSIVDSRNLLSDSVTSLINRGSFSARRALSAGLVDGLMYEDEFENYVKDNYGRRFKEATYISEINYRQDVWERKPKIALIVAEGSINTGESGINPLPFLGGKVMGSETLVRIIKSAREDDEIVAVVMRVNSPGGDALASDLIWREVTLCAQEKPFIISMGGVAGSGGYYISCGADRIFCDPGTLTGSIGVVSAKMAFSGLLENVGLTFDTISTSENTFMWSGVFPMTEEQKILHREEVLDFYESFVMKVADERGISYDSINAIARGRVWSGHDAVEIGLADEIGGMEEAMVYAAKKAGEENWLETEVVINPGSRSFSVLDLGQALSIYRFDLEKYFTDSDSVMFYDEKLDGIEIK; from the coding sequence ATGATTTTTAATTTGTTGCTTGTCGCGTTTTCTCTTTTTGGTGAAAACTACTATATTCCTTTTACGGCGGTACCCGACGGTCCTGACGCGGGTCTTATAAATCCCGCCGGTCTTTCTGTTCAACACGGGACGTCTTTGCGGTTTGACATCGTGAACACTGATTCTGCTGTTAAATTTTACGGTGATTTCTACTTGAGAGCGGGAAATTTTTCAGCAGGATGCTCTTGGGGAGAAATCGGAGACGCTTATCATATTTCTTTTGGAAATGATGTTTTTAAAGGCAACACTCTTATGGCAGGCACCACTTTCAGGCACCATAACGGAGAAAACCATCTGGATGTCGGCTTTTTGTCGCGCCCTTTAAAATGGATATCGCTCGGAATAAAATTGGAGGATGTATTTTCGACTCAAAGACAATATGATACCCGCTATTTATTAGGCGGAGCCATTAGACCCTTCGGCGGAAACGAAAGGTTTACGCTTTCGGGCGGTGTTGTCTATGAAAAAGACGCTGATTTCGACAGTTTGCCGTATTCGGCGGGTGTGATGGTCGAACCTGTGAAAGGACTTCGCGTCTCGGCTTCCATAGACAGGGATGAAAGAATATCACTGGGCATAGAGACTTCTTTCGGAAAGACAACGTTCGGAACCGCTCAGATGCTCGACGATGAAAATAGAATCCATTCTGGTATTTCCTTCATAAGGCTCGATTCGAGGCACCAATATTCCCTCGTTCCGGAACCAAGGCCGAATCTGATCCTCGATTTGGGGAGAGAATATCCTGAAGACCCGATGTCTCTATTCTTCTTCTCTCCAAAAAAACAGAGGTTCTGGACTTTGGTCGAATCCCTTAGAAAAGGGCTCGAAATTCAGCCACCTTCATGCATGGTTCTCCATTTAGACGGCTATACCCTCGACATCGCCCAAACCCAGGAAATCATTGAATTGGTAAGTATGTATAAAAATCGAGGAACACAAGTTATCGCCTACGCGAGGAATTTCGACGATCTAAGCTATTACATGGCTTGCGCGGCTGACAAGATATACATATACCCTGAAGGATACATGCAGGTAAACGGATTCGGCGTCGCTTTGCCTTTTTTGGCGAGAGGGTTTGATAAATATGGAATTGTTGCAGATGTGCAGTATATTGGAGAATACAAGTCGGCGGGTGAAATTTTTGTCAACGACAGCATGTCGGATCCCTGCAGAGAACAATTCGCAGAAATTATAAACGACAACTGGGATTGTTACAGGAGTTCAATCGTCGATTCGAGAAATCTGTTGTCTGACTCCGTCACGTCGCTTATCAACAGAGGCTCGTTCAGCGCGAGAAGAGCCCTCTCGGCAGGACTTGTAGACGGCTTGATGTATGAAGATGAATTTGAAAATTACGTAAAGGATAACTACGGGAGAAGATTTAAGGAAGCCACGTATATTTCCGAAATAAATTATCGACAAGACGTCTGGGAGCGAAAACCGAAAATTGCCCTAATTGTCGCTGAAGGATCAATAAACACTGGCGAAAGTGGCATAAATCCTCTGCCTTTTTTGGGGGGTAAAGTCATGGGGTCTGAAACCCTCGTCAGAATAATAAAATCAGCGAGAGAGGACGATGAAATCGTAGCTGTGGTGATGAGGGTCAATTCACCGGGAGGAGACGCGCTCGCTTCGGATCTCATCTGGAGAGAAGTTACCCTTTGCGCCCAGGAGAAACCGTTTATAATATCGATGGGAGGAGTGGCAGGCAGCGGAGGATATTATATTTCATGCGGGGCGGACAGAATATTTTGTGATCCGGGAACTTTGACTGGGTCGATAGGAGTTGTCAGCGCGAAAATGGCGTTTTCAGGCTTGCTCGAAAATGTCGGTCTGACATTTGACACGATTTCGACTTCGGAAAACACCTTCATGTGGTCGGGTGTGTTTCCCATGACTGAAGAACAGAAAATACTCCACAGAGAAGAGGTGCTGGATTTTTACGAGAGCTTCGTCATGAAAGTCGCGGACGAGAGAGGCATTTCATACGATTCGATCAACGCGATAGCGAGGGGAAGAGTCTGGTCGGGGCACGACGCTGTTGAAATAGGCCTGGCGGATGAAATCGGAGGAATGGAAGAGGCGATGGTTTACGCCGCAAAAAAAGCCGGAGAGGAAAACTGGCTCGAAACCGAAGTGGTGATAAACCCTGGGAGCAGGTCTTTCAGCGTCTTGGACCTGGGACAGGCTTTATCCATTTACAGATTTGACCTGGAGAAATACTTCACAGATAGTGATTCCGTAATGTTTTACGATGAAAAACTGGATGGAATAGAGATCAAGTGA
- a CDS encoding choice-of-anchor D domain-containing protein: MFFVFMFSLFLNFDLGRGVVKTINAPQYPYGLAFDGQYLWLIGYNSGLIYKIDLSGGTPDIALGDSSIEFSQTVLSDTSYSTVSVFNNGTAELIIDNIQIQGDAFGVITSLPVSVLPLQNSAVEFFFSPDSYGHYQQIGYIHSNDPVDTLIELEFSGAGLYGQQHIELSAQSHAFGTVWVGGEGLTGWNLCLYNRGIIGLNIDSFSISPPFSVQSGSLPLEILPDSNSTVRVWFNPQATGNYWDTLEIYSDDPSIPISGVVLNGEGFSGNYSLGYMFWQYLVPDNPYTSYNDKKVEGLKKIGDVNGDGISDLVICTENYWTICINGASSGYADTFWTFNTGVDDNNTGSICLNGMFSAQKAVQPAEDLNGDGVDDVVICTDGGNEHVYALSGIDGEVIWSYGDDYNPYMGGFGAVDARRDFNGDGTVDVVAISSSNQDGNGYKSVFLFNGATGDSLWRYYVGVSGLSSGYSVVSLGDVTGDSTPDVAAGFGGDGTTQFVRGLDGSDGSFLWQFDGTTSGAKELLELQIEDSTSDVIAANYWEDIYRIDGETGSMVWHASIGSGYSGIIQMHIISDVNQNGYDDVIVANFSSLSGIFCLEGKDGSTLWFMPTQDYRSYGVVPVSDIDGDGIEEAVAGDQSGMLYIYSGGGDSLIYYSDLGNRIYTVENIGSIDGITGDEILVGLDDGSVFCFSTGEGATGVDENPPVTSNGFMVYQNFPDPFVFETHFAFSLPHESSMTVEIFNSAGQKVDEMKLNYNLSPGFHTVRYNGEMLPQGLYFYRLNAGGYFSETSKMIKIR, translated from the coding sequence TTGTTTTTTGTTTTCATGTTTTCACTTTTTTTAAACTTTGACTTGGGCAGAGGGGTGGTAAAGACTATCAACGCTCCACAGTATCCATACGGTTTGGCTTTCGACGGGCAATATCTGTGGTTGATAGGATACAACTCTGGGCTTATTTACAAAATCGATCTTTCAGGAGGAACTCCCGACATCGCACTCGGCGACAGTTCAATTGAATTTTCCCAAACAGTCCTTTCTGATACTTCTTACTCTACCGTGAGTGTATTCAACAACGGCACAGCGGAGTTGATTATAGATAACATACAGATACAAGGCGATGCTTTCGGCGTTATAACTTCTTTGCCCGTTTCAGTATTGCCCCTGCAGAACTCCGCTGTGGAATTTTTCTTTTCTCCCGATTCATACGGTCATTACCAGCAAATCGGCTATATACATTCAAACGATCCGGTTGACACCTTAATAGAATTGGAGTTTTCCGGTGCCGGGCTCTACGGGCAACAACACATTGAGCTTTCGGCTCAATCCCATGCTTTTGGCACTGTGTGGGTGGGAGGAGAAGGTCTGACAGGCTGGAATTTATGCCTCTACAACAGGGGAATTATCGGTCTGAACATTGATTCTTTTTCCATTTCGCCTCCATTTTCGGTTCAGTCCGGAAGCTTACCTCTTGAAATCCTTCCGGACAGCAACTCGACAGTCAGGGTTTGGTTCAATCCCCAAGCAACGGGCAACTATTGGGACACCCTCGAGATTTATTCGGACGACCCTTCAATTCCAATATCTGGTGTAGTTTTAAACGGAGAGGGTTTTTCAGGAAATTACTCTCTCGGGTATATGTTCTGGCAATACTTGGTCCCGGACAACCCCTACACAAGCTATAACGATAAAAAAGTGGAAGGATTGAAAAAGATCGGCGATGTCAACGGAGACGGAATATCGGATCTTGTAATCTGCACGGAAAACTACTGGACTATTTGCATTAACGGCGCGAGCTCAGGCTACGCCGACACATTCTGGACTTTCAACACCGGCGTTGACGACAACAACACTGGATCTATTTGCCTAAACGGGATGTTTTCCGCTCAAAAAGCCGTTCAGCCGGCAGAGGACCTCAACGGTGACGGTGTGGACGATGTGGTTATTTGCACTGACGGCGGCAATGAACACGTGTATGCTCTGTCCGGAATCGACGGAGAAGTTATTTGGTCTTATGGAGACGATTACAATCCATACATGGGCGGATTTGGTGCGGTGGACGCCCGGAGGGATTTCAACGGAGACGGGACCGTGGATGTAGTTGCGATATCTAGTTCAAACCAGGATGGGAACGGGTATAAATCCGTTTTCCTGTTCAACGGAGCGACGGGAGACAGCCTGTGGCGTTACTATGTCGGCGTTTCCGGGCTATCATCAGGTTATTCGGTGGTTTCGCTCGGAGACGTGACAGGCGACAGCACGCCTGACGTAGCCGCGGGGTTCGGAGGGGACGGTACGACTCAATTCGTCAGGGGTCTTGACGGTTCAGACGGCTCATTCCTCTGGCAGTTCGACGGAACGACATCCGGAGCCAAGGAACTTCTTGAACTGCAAATTGAGGACAGCACTTCGGACGTCATAGCGGCGAACTACTGGGAAGACATATACAGGATAGACGGCGAAACCGGTTCTATGGTTTGGCATGCTTCGATAGGCAGCGGATATTCCGGAATTATACAGATGCACATCATCAGCGATGTGAATCAGAACGGATACGACGATGTAATAGTGGCGAACTTCTCATCACTTTCAGGGATATTCTGTTTAGAGGGAAAGGACGGTTCAACTCTATGGTTTATGCCAACCCAGGATTACAGGAGTTACGGGGTTGTCCCTGTAAGCGACATAGACGGTGACGGCATCGAGGAAGCGGTTGCAGGGGATCAATCGGGTATGCTCTACATCTATTCCGGAGGCGGGGATTCTCTAATATACTATTCAGATCTCGGAAACAGGATCTACACTGTGGAAAATATCGGTTCCATTGACGGAATTACCGGAGATGAAATTCTCGTAGGCCTCGACGACGGGAGCGTATTCTGTTTCTCGACGGGCGAAGGCGCAACCGGTGTGGATGAAAATCCCCCCGTAACGTCAAATGGCTTCATGGTCTATCAGAATTTTCCGGATCCTTTTGTCTTTGAAACCCACTTCGCTTTTTCCCTGCCCCATGAATCATCCATGACTGTCGAGATATTCAATTCCGCGGGGCAAAAAGTTGACGAGATGAAATTGAACTACAATTTATCCCCGGGTTTTCATACGGTCAGGTACAACGGAGAAATGCTGCCTCAAGGCCTTTATTTTTACAGGTTGAACGCTGGCGGATATTTTTCAGAGACTTCTAAGATGATAAAAATTAGATAA